Proteins encoded in a region of the Sebastes fasciatus isolate fSebFas1 chromosome 9, fSebFas1.pri, whole genome shotgun sequence genome:
- the LOC141773782 gene encoding uncharacterized protein LOC141773782 isoform X3: MFPRESYCRKDEVVKVKGLRQEEERWLHAYQLKRVAPDPREQSPKEKHPKMQRHTTPLKDEVVKVKGSRQEEERWLRSHRQKKVAPDPREQSPKAKHPKMQSHTTPHKDEVVKVKGLRQEEERCLRSHQLKRVAPDPREQSPKEKHPKMQRHTTPLKDEVVKVKGPRQEEERWLRSHRQKKVAPDPREQSPKAKHPKMQSHTTPHKDEVVKVKGLRQEEERCLRSHQQKKVAPDPREQSPKAKHPKMQSHTTPHKDEVVKVKGLRQEEERWLHAYQLKRVAPYPREQSPKEKHPKMQRHTTPLKDEVVKVKGPRQEEERWLHSHQQKKVAQDPIKQSPKAKYPEMQRHTIPHKDEVVKVKGLRQEEERWLRSHRQKKVAPDPREQSPKAKHPKMQSHTTPHKDEVVKVKGLRQEEERLLRSHQQKKVAPEPSEQSPKARHPQMQRHTIPHKDEVVKVKVLRQEEERCLRSHQQKKVAPDPREQSPKARHPQMQRHTIPHKDEVVKVKVLRPEEERCLRSHQQKKVAPDPREQSPKARHPQMQRHTIPHKDEVVKVKVLRQEEERCLRSHQQKKVAPDPKEQSPKAKHPKMQSHTPYHKDEVVKVKVLRQAEERWLRSHQQKKVAPDPREQSPKARHPQMQRHTIPHKDEVVKVKVLRPEEERCLRSHQQKKVAPDPREQSPKARHPQMQRHTIPHKDEVVKVKGLRQEEERLLGSHQQKKVAPDPGEQSPKAKHPKMQRQTIPHKDEVVKVKVLRQEEERCLRSHQQEKVAPDPGEQSPKAKHPKMQCHTIPHKDEVVKDKGLREEEERRLGENKTGVQAVPEKKKGQDAVSPTQTVRQQQIKFLGFPNPAVYCYINSTLQSLLTLEEFVSAFSCQEDVWNSMPEAALLRSFMDIKKCHFSGDTSHKIDLLTELKKTIWSPEFQDLDQKDAHEFFTTVLEQMRCLSPKLQEMAARLGTSYSCPVEDNLVFKMLNTRTCKRCGSGTSREEEFTNLSLDLVPGGGSVEQMLEDYLSEKELKYKCECGGTKSIQRLSFLTLPRVLVLHLKRFRFTPSFQLRKLNDPVSLLRDLVVMSDQAGCCYSLVSTINHLGSTPDSGHYICDGRDPDVGQGDQTDRWFTYDDAEVTETSGDSVCDTRRRSSYILTYKRHD; the protein is encoded by the exons ATGTTTCCTCGGGAATCCTATTGTAGAAAG GACGAGGTGGTGAAGGTCAAAGGCCtcagacaggaagaggagagatggCTCCATGCATACCAACTGAAAAGGGTTGCACCAGATCCTAGAGAGCAGAGCCCAAAGGAAAAGCACCCAAAGATGCAGCGCCACACCACCCCTCTCAAAGACGAGGTGGTGAAGGTCAAAGGCTCcagacaggaagaggagagatggCTCCGTTCACACCGCCAGAAAAAGGTTGCACCAGATCCTAGAGAGCAGAGCCCAAAGGCAAAGCACCCAAAGATGCAGAGCCACACCACCCCTCACAAGGACGAGGTGGTGAAGGTCAAAGGCCTaagacaggaagaggagagatgcCTCCGTTCACACCAACTGAAAAGGGTTGCACCAGATCCTAGAGAGCAGAGCCCAAAGGAAAAGCACCCAAAGATGCAGCGCCACACCACCCCTCTCAAAGACGAGGTGGTGAAGGTCAAAGGCCCcagacaggaagaggagagatggCTCCGTTCACACCGCCAGAAAAAGGTTGCACCAGATCCTAGAGAGCAGAGCCCAAAGGCAAAGCACCCAAAGATGCAGAGCCACACCACCCCTCACAAGGACGAGGTGGTGAAGGTCAAAGGCCTaagacaggaagaggagagatgcCTCCGTTCACACCAACAGAAAAAGGTTGCACCAGATCCTAGAGAGCAGAGCCCAAAGGCAAAGCACCCGAAGATGCAGAGCCACACCACCCCTCACAAGGACGAGGTGGTGAAGGTCAAAGGCCtcagacaggaagaggagagatggCTCCATGCATACCAACTGAAAAGGGTTGCACCATACCCTAGAGAGCAGAGCCCAAAGGAAAAGCACCCAAAGATGCAGCGCCACACCACCCCTCTCAAAGACGAGGTGGTGAAGGTCAAAGGCCCcagacaggaagaggagagatggCTCCATTCACACCAACAGAAAAAAGTTGCACAAGATCCTATAAAGCAGAGCCCAAAGGCAAAGTACCCTGAGATGCAGCGCCACACCATCCCTCATAAGGACGAGGTGGTGAAAGTCAAAGGCCtcagacaggaagaggagagatggCTCCGTTCACACCGCCAGAAAAAGGTTGCACCAGATCCTAGAGAGCAGAGCCCAAAGGCAAAGCACCCGAAGATGCAGAGCCACACCACCCCTCACAAGGACGAG GTGGTGAAGGTCAAAGGCCtcagacaggaagaggagagattGCTCCGTTCACACCAACAGAAAAAAGTTGCACCAGAGCCTAGTGAGCAGAGCCCAAAGGCAAGGCACCCGCAGATGCAGCGCCACACCATCCCTCACAAGGACGAGGTGGTGAAGGTCAAAGTCCtcagacaggaagaggagagatgcCTCCGTTCACACCAACAGAAAAAGGTTGCACCAGATCCTAGAGAGCAGAGCCCAAAGGCAAGGCACCCGCAGATGCAGCGCCACACCATCCCTCACAAGGACGAGGTGGTGAAGGTCAAAGTCCTCAGACCGGAAGAGGAGAGATGCCTCCGTTCACACCAACAGAAAAAGGTTGCACCAGATCCTAGAGAGCAGAGCCCAAAGGCAAGGCACCCGCAGATGCAGCGCCACACCATCCCTCACAAGGACGAGGTGGTGAAGGTCAAAGTCCtcagacaggaagaggagagatgcCTCCGTTCACACCAACAGAAAAAGGTTGCACCAGATCCTAAAGAGCAGAGCCCAAAGGCAAAGCACCCAAAGATGCAGAGCCACACCCCCTATCACAAGGACGAGGTGGTGAAGGTCAAAGTcctcagacaggcagaggagagATGGCTCCGTTCACACCAACAGAAAAAGGTTGCACCAGATCCTAGAGAGCAGAGCCCAAAGGCAAGGCACCCGCAGATGCAGCGCCACACCATCCCTCACAAGGACGAGGTGGTGAAGGTCAAAGTCCTCAGACCGGAAGAGGAGAGATGCCTCCGTTCACACCAACAGAAAAAGGTTGCACCAGATCCTAGAGAGCAGAGCCCAAAGGCAAGGCACCCGCAGATGCAGCGCCACACCATCCCCCACAAGGACGAGGTGGTGAAGGTCAAAGGCCtcagacaggaagaggagagattGCTCGGTTCACACCAACAGAAAAAGGTTGCACCAGATCCTGGAGAGCAGAGCCCAAAGGCAAAGCACCCAAAGATGCAGCGCCAAACCATCCCTCACAAGGACGAGGTGGTGAAGGTCAAAGTCCtcagacaggaagaggagagatgcCTCCGTTCACACCAACAGGAAAAGGTTGCACCCGATCCTGGAGAGCAGAGCCCAAAGGCAAAGCATCCAAAGATGCAATGCCACACCATCCCTCACAAAGACGAGGTGGTGAAGGACAAAGGcctcagagaggaagaggagagacggcTGGGGGAAAACAAGACAGGTGTTCAGGCTGTGCCCGAAAAAAAGAAGGGACAAGATGCCGTCTCCCCGACTCAGACCGTCAGACAGCAGCAGATAAAGTTTCTTGG gTTCCCGAACCCAGCagtatactgttatataaactccACCCTGCAGAGCCTCCTGACATTGGAGGAGTTTGTAAGCGCCTTCAGCTGTCAGGAGGATGTCTGGAATTCAATGCCTGAAGCTGCACTTCTGAG ATCATTTATGGACATCAAAAAGTGTCACTTTTCCGGGGACACCAGCCATAAAATTGACCTTCTAACTGAACTCAAGAAGACGATTTGGTCTCCGGAGTTCCAGGATCTCGACCAGAAG gatGCTCACGAGTTCTTCACCACTGTGCTCGAGCAGATGAGATGCTTGAGCCCAAAGCTTCAGGAGATGGCTGCCAGGTTGGGCACCTCCTACAGCTGTCCAGTGGAAGATAACTTGGTGTTTAAAATGCTTAACACCAGGACCTGCAAAAG GTGCGGCTCAGGAACCTCACGAGAGGAGGAATTTACTAACCTCTCCCTGGATCTGGTGCCCGGAGGCGGAAGCGTGGAGCAGATGCTTGAGGATTACCTGTCG GAGAAGGAGTTGAAGTACAAGTGCGAGTGCGGTGGCACCAAGTCAATCCAGCGCCTGTCATTTCTGACCCTGCCAAG AGTGCTGGTCTTGCATCTAAAGCGCTTCAGGTTCACTCCATCCTTCCAGCTTCGAAAGCTCAATGACCCCGTCAGCCTACTCAGGGATCTGGTGGTGATGTCAGACCAG GCTGGTTGCTGCTACAGTCTGGTCAGCACCATTAATCACCTCGGCTCCACACCAGATAGTG GACACTACATCTGTGACGGCAGGGATCCAGATGTGGGACAGGGGGACCAAACTGACCGCTGGTTCACCTACGATGACGCTGAGGTGACCGAAACAAGCGGCGACTCTGTGTGTGACACGCGGAGAAGATCCTCCTACATCCTGACATACAAACGTCAT GACTAG
- the LOC141773782 gene encoding uncharacterized protein LOC141773782 isoform X2 → MFPRESYCRKDEVVKVKGLRQEEERWLHAYQLKRVAPDPREQSPKEKHPKMQRHTTPLKDEVVKVKGSRQEEERWLRSHRQKKVAPDPREQSPKAKHPKMQSHTTPHKDEVVKVKGLRQEEERCLRSHQLKRVAPDPREQSPKEKHPKMQRHTTPLKDEVVKVKGPRQEEERWLRSHRQKKVAPDPREQSPKAKHPKMQSHTTPHKDEVVKVKGLRQEEERCLRSHQQKKVAPDPREQSPKAKHPKMQSHTTPHKDEVVKVKGLRQEEERWLHAYQLKRVAPYPREQSPKEKHPKMQRHTTPLKDEVVKVKGPRQEEERWLHSHQQKKVAQDPIKQSPKAKYPEMQRHTIPHKDEVVKVKGLRQEEERWLRSHRQKKVAPDPREQSPKAKHPKMQSHTTPHKDEVVKVKVLRQEEERCLRSHQQKKVAPDPGEQSPKAKHPKMQCHSPYHKDEVVKVKGLRQEEERLLRSHQQKKVAPEPSEQSPKARHPQMQRHTIPHKDEVVKVKVLRQEEERCLRSHQQKKVAPDPREQSPKARHPQMQRHTIPHKDEVVKVKVLRPEEERCLRSHQQKKVAPDPREQSPKARHPQMQRHTIPHKDEVVKVKVLRQEEERCLRSHQQKKVAPDPKEQSPKAKHPKMQSHTPYHKDEVVKVKVLRQAEERWLRSHQQKKVAPDPREQSPKARHPQMQRHTIPHKDEVVKVKVLRPEEERCLRSHQQKKVAPDPREQSPKARHPQMQRHTIPHKDEVVKVKGLRQEEERLLGSHQQKKVAPDPGEQSPKAKHPKMQRQTIPHKDEVVKVKVLRQEEERCLRSHQQEKVAPDPGEQSPKAKHPKMQCHTIPHKDEVVKDKGLREEEERRLGENKTGVQAVPEKKKGQDAVSPTQTVRQQQIKFLGFPNPAVYCYINSTLQSLLTLEEFVSAFSCQEDVWNSMPEAALLRSFMDIKKCHFSGDTSHKIDLLTELKKTIWSPEFQDLDQKDAHEFFTTVLEQMRCLSPKLQEMAARLGTSYSCPVEDNLVFKMLNTRTCKRCGSGTSREEEFTNLSLDLVPGGGSVEQMLEDYLSEKELKYKCECGGTKSIQRLSFLTLPRVLVLHLKRFRFTPSFQLRKLNDPVSLLRDLVVMSDQAGCCYSLVSTINHLGSTPDSGHYICDGRDPDVGQGDQTDRWFTYDDAEVTETSGDSVCDTRRRSSYILTYKRHD, encoded by the exons ATGTTTCCTCGGGAATCCTATTGTAGAAAG GACGAGGTGGTGAAGGTCAAAGGCCtcagacaggaagaggagagatggCTCCATGCATACCAACTGAAAAGGGTTGCACCAGATCCTAGAGAGCAGAGCCCAAAGGAAAAGCACCCAAAGATGCAGCGCCACACCACCCCTCTCAAAGACGAGGTGGTGAAGGTCAAAGGCTCcagacaggaagaggagagatggCTCCGTTCACACCGCCAGAAAAAGGTTGCACCAGATCCTAGAGAGCAGAGCCCAAAGGCAAAGCACCCAAAGATGCAGAGCCACACCACCCCTCACAAGGACGAGGTGGTGAAGGTCAAAGGCCTaagacaggaagaggagagatgcCTCCGTTCACACCAACTGAAAAGGGTTGCACCAGATCCTAGAGAGCAGAGCCCAAAGGAAAAGCACCCAAAGATGCAGCGCCACACCACCCCTCTCAAAGACGAGGTGGTGAAGGTCAAAGGCCCcagacaggaagaggagagatggCTCCGTTCACACCGCCAGAAAAAGGTTGCACCAGATCCTAGAGAGCAGAGCCCAAAGGCAAAGCACCCAAAGATGCAGAGCCACACCACCCCTCACAAGGACGAGGTGGTGAAGGTCAAAGGCCTaagacaggaagaggagagatgcCTCCGTTCACACCAACAGAAAAAGGTTGCACCAGATCCTAGAGAGCAGAGCCCAAAGGCAAAGCACCCGAAGATGCAGAGCCACACCACCCCTCACAAGGACGAGGTGGTGAAGGTCAAAGGCCtcagacaggaagaggagagatggCTCCATGCATACCAACTGAAAAGGGTTGCACCATACCCTAGAGAGCAGAGCCCAAAGGAAAAGCACCCAAAGATGCAGCGCCACACCACCCCTCTCAAAGACGAGGTGGTGAAGGTCAAAGGCCCcagacaggaagaggagagatggCTCCATTCACACCAACAGAAAAAAGTTGCACAAGATCCTATAAAGCAGAGCCCAAAGGCAAAGTACCCTGAGATGCAGCGCCACACCATCCCTCATAAGGACGAGGTGGTGAAAGTCAAAGGCCtcagacaggaagaggagagatggCTCCGTTCACACCGCCAGAAAAAGGTTGCACCAGATCCTAGAGAGCAGAGCCCAAAGGCAAAGCACCCGAAGATGCAGAGCCACACCACCCCTCACAAGGACGAG GTGGTGAAGGTCAAAGTCCtcagacaggaagaggagagatgcCTCCGTTCACACCAACAGAAAAAGGTTGCACCAGATCCTGGAGAGCAGAGCCCAAAGGCAAAGCACCCGAAGATGCAGTGCCACTCCCCCTATCACAAGGACGAGGTGGTGAAGGTCAAAGGCCtcagacaggaagaggagagattGCTCCGTTCACACCAACAGAAAAAAGTTGCACCAGAGCCTAGTGAGCAGAGCCCAAAGGCAAGGCACCCGCAGATGCAGCGCCACACCATCCCTCACAAGGACGAGGTGGTGAAGGTCAAAGTCCtcagacaggaagaggagagatgcCTCCGTTCACACCAACAGAAAAAGGTTGCACCAGATCCTAGAGAGCAGAGCCCAAAGGCAAGGCACCCGCAGATGCAGCGCCACACCATCCCTCACAAGGACGAGGTGGTGAAGGTCAAAGTCCTCAGACCGGAAGAGGAGAGATGCCTCCGTTCACACCAACAGAAAAAGGTTGCACCAGATCCTAGAGAGCAGAGCCCAAAGGCAAGGCACCCGCAGATGCAGCGCCACACCATCCCTCACAAGGACGAGGTGGTGAAGGTCAAAGTCCtcagacaggaagaggagagatgcCTCCGTTCACACCAACAGAAAAAGGTTGCACCAGATCCTAAAGAGCAGAGCCCAAAGGCAAAGCACCCAAAGATGCAGAGCCACACCCCCTATCACAAGGACGAGGTGGTGAAGGTCAAAGTcctcagacaggcagaggagagATGGCTCCGTTCACACCAACAGAAAAAGGTTGCACCAGATCCTAGAGAGCAGAGCCCAAAGGCAAGGCACCCGCAGATGCAGCGCCACACCATCCCTCACAAGGACGAGGTGGTGAAGGTCAAAGTCCTCAGACCGGAAGAGGAGAGATGCCTCCGTTCACACCAACAGAAAAAGGTTGCACCAGATCCTAGAGAGCAGAGCCCAAAGGCAAGGCACCCGCAGATGCAGCGCCACACCATCCCCCACAAGGACGAGGTGGTGAAGGTCAAAGGCCtcagacaggaagaggagagattGCTCGGTTCACACCAACAGAAAAAGGTTGCACCAGATCCTGGAGAGCAGAGCCCAAAGGCAAAGCACCCAAAGATGCAGCGCCAAACCATCCCTCACAAGGACGAGGTGGTGAAGGTCAAAGTCCtcagacaggaagaggagagatgcCTCCGTTCACACCAACAGGAAAAGGTTGCACCCGATCCTGGAGAGCAGAGCCCAAAGGCAAAGCATCCAAAGATGCAATGCCACACCATCCCTCACAAAGACGAGGTGGTGAAGGACAAAGGcctcagagaggaagaggagagacggcTGGGGGAAAACAAGACAGGTGTTCAGGCTGTGCCCGAAAAAAAGAAGGGACAAGATGCCGTCTCCCCGACTCAGACCGTCAGACAGCAGCAGATAAAGTTTCTTGG gTTCCCGAACCCAGCagtatactgttatataaactccACCCTGCAGAGCCTCCTGACATTGGAGGAGTTTGTAAGCGCCTTCAGCTGTCAGGAGGATGTCTGGAATTCAATGCCTGAAGCTGCACTTCTGAG ATCATTTATGGACATCAAAAAGTGTCACTTTTCCGGGGACACCAGCCATAAAATTGACCTTCTAACTGAACTCAAGAAGACGATTTGGTCTCCGGAGTTCCAGGATCTCGACCAGAAG gatGCTCACGAGTTCTTCACCACTGTGCTCGAGCAGATGAGATGCTTGAGCCCAAAGCTTCAGGAGATGGCTGCCAGGTTGGGCACCTCCTACAGCTGTCCAGTGGAAGATAACTTGGTGTTTAAAATGCTTAACACCAGGACCTGCAAAAG GTGCGGCTCAGGAACCTCACGAGAGGAGGAATTTACTAACCTCTCCCTGGATCTGGTGCCCGGAGGCGGAAGCGTGGAGCAGATGCTTGAGGATTACCTGTCG GAGAAGGAGTTGAAGTACAAGTGCGAGTGCGGTGGCACCAAGTCAATCCAGCGCCTGTCATTTCTGACCCTGCCAAG AGTGCTGGTCTTGCATCTAAAGCGCTTCAGGTTCACTCCATCCTTCCAGCTTCGAAAGCTCAATGACCCCGTCAGCCTACTCAGGGATCTGGTGGTGATGTCAGACCAG GCTGGTTGCTGCTACAGTCTGGTCAGCACCATTAATCACCTCGGCTCCACACCAGATAGTG GACACTACATCTGTGACGGCAGGGATCCAGATGTGGGACAGGGGGACCAAACTGACCGCTGGTTCACCTACGATGACGCTGAGGTGACCGAAACAAGCGGCGACTCTGTGTGTGACACGCGGAGAAGATCCTCCTACATCCTGACATACAAACGTCAT GACTAG